In Hemicordylus capensis ecotype Gifberg chromosome 4, rHemCap1.1.pri, whole genome shotgun sequence, the genomic window TAAACCAGAGAGACTCTTCCCCGTCTAGGCCCACACTTTCTTCTCTTCGACACAGAAGACAGTAGAAATTATAGCCATCAAATTCTTCCTTTAGAGTTGTATTTTGTGGGCACCATATAGGCATAGAGTGCCAACAAGCTACCAAGAGAAGCAAGAGGTAGAGTTGATCTCCTCAACGCAGCTACACCTTAGAATTCAAAATCTTCATCTGCCATTGCTATTGCCCAAGCAAACTTGTCTCTCTGAGTCTTGTTATAAATCTTCTCAATGGGCACACCAAACTTCTTACACCTGTGAACAGAAGTAGCACATTTTAAAGGGGGCACTGTAGTACCAAGGCTGGGTGGggacatgcacaaacacacacacacacccagacacCTGACAGAAACAGGACTGAGGCTAGTTGCTGTTCACCTACCAGGCCACACTGATGCGGGGGTCCAGGTAATTAAGCTTGGAAGTGCCCAGAGCAATCTGCTTGTTCTCTTCCTTGTCCGTGGCCTGTATGTCCAGCTTCTCCAACTGCTCCTCAATCTTCTCTATcagtttccttttcttttccacaGCACTGTTTTGAAAGagcgagggtgggggtggggaatcctatCTATGAAAATGCAACAGCGTTGGAATAAAATGGGGACAACCTCATACTTTCCCACTTGCTCTTACCAACCAGAAAACCTCCTAGTCCTTATGGACTGCTGCAGAATAAAGCCACTCTGCTCTCTCTAACCCGAACCCTATAGACATGTGCATTTTTGATTGATATTTTCAAGATTTAGAAAAAATATATGACCAAGGCAGGACATgatctctgagtaccagttgcaggggagtaacagcaggagagagggcatgccctcaacttctgcctgtggcttccagccgcatctggtgggccactgtgtgaaacaggatgctggactagatgggccttgggcctgatccagcagggctgctgttatgttcttatgatagcggtttataaaaatgacacatggTGTGAAGAACGGAGCATtatttcacttaccatgaaggcttcttcttgatgctggagtcaaggacacctccatgggttatccccctcacgtgccccaaggcaggacagttttgaTTCGCTAAAGAAAAATGCATGCCTACTTGAGTAATGCCCTTGCTACCATGGAGGATGCAACTGAGAAGTGAGTAGCTAATGAGGAATTATCATGCACCCTCCTGAATGCAAATTCGGCTTTTTTGTCTGAGGGACCTTTGAGGGTAGTCTCACCGTTCCTAGGTACCAGTGACCCTGAAATTAATAGTACAATTGGTGCATCTGCAGATGGTGTTTTTAGCAAATCCAATGGCTCCTGCTGGAAAGTCTAATAGTTGTTTGCTACAGCCATTGGCTTCCTATTTGCCGCCAGGAGAAGCCATTCCTGCTTTACTACCTCTGTAAAAAGATCTGGCATAGGTAATAGCAGGGTCCCCAGAGTCTGGACTCAATACGTCAGAGGAATGCTGCTCAATATATTTGTGCTTAGAGGATAAAGAACTCTTATTCTTGTTAGAATGCAAGCCCATGGCATGTTTTCTCTTTTGCTTTGCCTTTTTGGGTGATGGGCTATCTGAGTCAGAAGAAGTTGTGTCCCCAGATGAAGAGGAAACCCTTCTACGCCTTGACTTTTGGGGCCTGATTTGGTGGACAGTGTCCACTATCACATTTTTGAACCAGTACTGCCATTTGGGGGGACTGCCTGAGGGAGACTGGGACCTGGTTCTGAGGGACCAGCAGGGGGGTTACTCTCCACAAGGAGAGATCTCACCGGCTTCTCTATTTGCTTCAGGTTCAGGGTCGTCCTGGCTGCCCGCTGCTGCTACCGCCTTCATTGGCCGTTGGAATGCCTCTCCTTTTTTGGTGCCATTTCACTTCCTCACGCCATAATGGAGCTCCCTGCTGCCGCCTCAGAAGCCCCCAACATCCCCCAGGCCCTTATCTCCGCTGTGGTGGGAGGAGGGTGTGCTGGGGGAGATGCTGCTGTTCATCTCAGCCTTGCTGAAAAGAGTGATTGTGCTCCTGAAGACTCTCCTTGGTCCATGTGCTCGCTGCTCCCGGAGGTGCACTGGGCCGCTTTGCTGCAAGTTTTGCGGCCCAAGGGCAGGAAACCCACAGCGGCCTTGTTGGCATTCGGTCCAGGCAGCTTTGAAGCAGCCGGTACCGAAGCATGTGAAGGTGGTGATCCGGGAGTCCTAGGCGCCTTAGGGAAGCTGCTTTGCCCTTTTTCCTTTGGCACCAGGATCATTCTGTACACTCCTGCAGGCTCCatagcaggaggaaggaagggtaCAGTAGAAAAGCCGGGGAAGAAAACGTGAAGATGAAGGAGGGGTGTTTCTTTTCTTCTTAATTTTTTAGAAAGTGAAGAAATGACACAGAATAGCAGGAATCAGAAAGAGTCTGAGTAAAACAGCAAAGGAAAATTAGCAATAATAGAAATTAGAAACGAAGAGGAGGAAAATTTTGAAGCTGCCTGGAGTTAcgcaggacagaaagaactggggcggtgCTATCTCCCTCAGGCTTGAGTAAGCGTGTATTTTCCTTTAGCTAAtcaaaactgtcctgccttggagcacgtgagataacccatggagatgtccttgaccccagcatcAGAGAAAAGATCCCTCCACCCCCATAATATTTGGTCACTCAATGAAGtggattggcaggagattcaggacagacaaaaataAATGCTTCTTTATACATCGCTTAATTAGTTTATAGAATTTTTGCCAAAATGTGGGGTTATGGTCAAACGTttagaaggctttaaaaggtGATCAGACAGATTCACACAGGGTCTATCACTGGTTCTTAGACATGGCTAAATGAAACCTCCAGATGCAGTGGGAGTTTACCtcctgaataccagctgctgagGTCAAACCACAAGGGGAGGGCAACTGCTTTCATGctgtgcttgtgggcttcccagtggcttCTGGTTGGCCCCTATGGAAATgtatctttggtctgatccaacaggattTTCTAATGCCCCAAACCATCATTTTGCCAAGGGAACCTATGAACACCTACAGATGGAAATATCACCTCAAATCAACTGCCCATGAACCAGTTTTGTTGAAAACAACCAATAGTCAAAGTAATCCAGGTGAAAATGAACAGGCCCCACTCACGCTTTCGATTTCACATCCTTTTTGGCTTTGTGGTCAGCCTTTGCCCTCTTGAGCTCCACTTTTGCATCAACCAGCTGATTCTTTTTGGCATCAATCTGGAACAGCAAGAATCAAGGCAAGTCCAGATCACAGCCTGTCTCTCTAGAAAAATATGGTCGGACATCAAGACGTTGGTTTCTCAAGTCCTGTGCCGGACTTGATCCCACCTTCTTCTGAAAAAAACATATTTCTACTTACCCTCCACAGCTTCTCCCCACTGCTGACTGTATTAGGCTCAACCCCAGCCCCCTTTTGAGCATCCTCTGCTAGCTCAGTGCCAAAGCACACCCTACCAACACGGAGCGGTTTCCAACAACTTGCAGACTCATGCGAGAGGCGCTGGACAAGGAAGAAGCCTTCCCTCCACACCACTAACTCCCCACCTGCCATGGGCAGCCCAGGCCTGATCACAAGGTACCACAGCAGCCCCGGGGGGGCTTTTACCTTCGCTTGGAGGTTTTGCATGGATTTCTCAAAAGTCTTGGGAGTGGCCCGCTGGTGGTTGCACAAGACGGCAACAGCTCGGTTGGCGCGGTTGTAGGAGAGGAGCTTGGCGGCCACGTTATCGTCCTCTGTCGAAACAAGAGGGGATTAATGAGGGATGAGGCACACAGGAGCATGCAGGACAGGTCGGCTTCTCCCAGCACCACTACCTGATTGCAAGGCCCTGCCTCTTTAAGATCCTATGGTCAAGGTGAAGATGTTGATGGGGTTTTACAGTGAATTGCTTCTGAATTATTGGGCAGGAACCAgttggttagtcatgactaaagaGCAATGAGATTAAGGGGACTcaggtcaaaggccattgtggctggggatggtgggagttccagttccagcaacctctggggacccacatttgagaagccAAACTTATAAGATCCTTCCAGGAACAGACCAAAGGTCTATGGAAACCCACCGTTTCCAACAGTGTTTCCAGAAGTGGCCAGCTTTTCTGatcttggaccataataataaAGAATTGAATTGAAGAGTGGCCAGAcagttaagaacagccctgctggatcaggcccaaggaggcctatctagtccagcatcctgtttcacacagtggcccaccagatgcctccgggaagcccacacgCAAGAGAAGAGGGCGCGCCCACTTTCCGacagctgctcccctgcaacaggtatttagaggtatcttgcctccgaggctggagatggcctgccctccatgaatttgtctaagcccctgaGCTAGCAttcaggctagtggccatcaccacatcccatggtggagaattccacagattaattatgcgctgtgtgaagaagtatttcctgtcattggccctaaatttcctggcaatcaatttcatgggaggaAACTGATGTTTTCAGGAAGCCCACATGCAGGACATTAAGGCCCACTCCTTTGTTGTCCACCCCCAACATCTGGTATTTAAAGGTACACTGCTGCCTGCACTGGAGGCTCTATTGATTTACCATGACCAAACAGCCACTGAGAGAGCCATCCATGAATTCATTTAAAACCCTATCAAAAGCCATCAAAATTAGTGGTCATCCTGTGGTAGTGGGTTCCAGGGGTTAGTTAAGCTTTGTGTGAAGAAATTCCATCTTGTTTTTCCTGAACTATTGCTGATTTGTTTCGTTCTTATCTCACAATAACCAGTATGTgctaagccagggtttctcaatgtgtgggtccccagatgttattggacttcaactcccataatccccagccccagtggtctttggttgggaattatgggagctgaagtccaattacatctggggacccacacgatGAGAAACCCTGTGCTAAGCAGAGATGGGTTTACAGAGGTGAGGATGACCAACAGCACCCTGGCATTCAGGCGCACCACCCGGCATCCAGGCGCACCACCCAAGAGATGCTGGAAAAGTTGCTCCCTGTGGACAGAAGCTCATCTCCTGGAGTCCCAAAGTGTGTGTACACCAGTAAGCAGTGGGAAGCCCCGTGGCACCTCACTGGAATTCAAGGAGTTGGGGCAGCATACAAGTTCATCCCACCCAACCCAAACCCTTTACCATCTGTCAGCGCTTTCAGCTGTTCCTGCAATGTGATGGATGCATTGTATGTTCGGAAGACCTTGGCTGTCAAACCATCCATCAAGTCCTGGAGATGTTTATTCAGTGAAGATGTCTGGAAAACAAAATGGGGAATGAAGATCCCAAGATAGAGTCCCATCTATGGCCTCCTGAAAGCTAGAGCTAATCTGCCTGCAAGATGAGTGCTTATCCCcagttttctctccctttctcctcaTATCATCCCTTGAATTCAACTTGTCAGCCAGCCACAAAAAGCAAAATATCATCATTGCTACAAGAAGGTATGCATGCAAAATAGGTAGGATGGAAAAACAAAGAGGCAGATTAGTAAGATGCCTACTTGAAAGCACCCCAGACAAACCCCAGACTTACAGACAGCCTGTCAAACAGGTCGTCTCCAGGACATTTGTTCTCCATGAATAACTGCAAGTTCTTGAACACCTACATgaatcaagaagaagaaaaatgttatCTCCAAAGAGCTCACTAACTATATCCCAGGTATGACCAGGGAAAACGAAGCAaatggcatttattttattttatttattgaaacttcttatatactgcctccttcaaaggctctaggcggtgaacaacagaaataccaccaacaacaaatttttaaagaagtattaaagggcaaatgcctggcgcaacaggtgtgtcttaagaagggccttaaaagcagccagggagggggctgaacaaattggggggggagtgttccaaagaagaggggcagccacagagaaagccatcctatgggcccaggcactacACACTAtgccagggcccgggacactaaggagggccagctgagaagacctcacaggacgggatgcaactggctgagagaggcgatcccagagatatacaggtgctaagcccataagggttttgtaggtgagaaccagcaccttgaattggacgcagaagcgaacaggcaaccagtgcagtgagcataaaagaggtgtgacactatcaagtctacggccacccatgaggaggtgggctactgcattttggactagttgaagcttccaaatcaaaGGCAAACttaggtagagcacattacagtaatccaaacaagaggtaacaaagACATGAGTTActtgttgccagggcctgccagtcgaggAAAGTCTGTAACTggcgaaccagctgaagcttggcaaaggcacccctggccacggcctccacctgctgttcaagcagcagCCACAAATCCAGGAAGACCCCCAGAACACGGAcagtctctctcaagggaagtgcaacccccctCCAGAGAAACTCACACACAGCAACTGGTCAGATGgcagactgaacaagagcaaGTCGGTCTTGGAGGAATTGAGCCAAGCAGGCATGAAGATCCTTTCACTTTGGAGCAGGGAAAAGAAGCTGCAATTGGGAAAGCCTATGATGAGAGGATGCaattccccaccctcactccCTGGCTGCATACAACACACCAACATTTCGCATGCAAAACACCAATATTTGTTTTGCATGGGAAAACCCACAGAATGGTTGGAAGGGCtcttggaggtcttccagtccaacccCTACTTCGTGCAGGAAACTGCAGCAGCATCCCTGTCCAGGTTCCTAGGGAAGGGTAGGACagccaaatatctgaagggctggcacaagaggaggaggaacagactTGTTCCCAGCAGTTCCTGAAGACAGGACTAGAGCTAGTGGGCTCCAATGAGAATGAAGCAAGTTTTGgccagacattaggaagaatttcctaaccgCAAAGACTGTTGGACAGAGAAACAGTCTGCTTCATGCAATTGTAGGCTCTCCTTTGCAAAAGGCTTTCAAGCCGAGGCTGGACAGGCATGCAGAGGTCTCAAGCAGAGGAAGGACACCCCAGGACAGGGAGGTTGAAGCACATTCCTGCACCAAGCAAGGGTTGGATTGGAAGAtgtccaagatcccttccaactctaaaaatgTTATGGTTCTTTGAATAAGTGGAAAAgactgccatggggggggggggggagcacaaatACTGTAGCCCAACACCAAACCCCTCAGAACATGGTTTCTCTAACGTGGGGATTAAGTTGTAGGAGtagtaattgtttttattgttccaaTCACATAGGTCATAGACCAAAGAGAGAGCACAATGCCTACACAcagaaaaatagaagaaaaaatggttttaaaaactcACAGCAGATAAAATCCATCTCCAaactgaagaggagagctggtcgtgttagcaagcctgacttgtccccttagctaagcagggtcgaccctggttgcatatgaatgggggactagaagtgtgagcctccccctcaggggatggagctgctctgggaagagcagaaggttccaagttccctccctggcatcatctccaaaacagggttgagagagattcctgcctgcagccttggagaagccactgccagtctgtgtagacaatactgagctagatggaccaatggtctgactctgtatatggctgcttcctatgttccatacttTAAGAGGGAGAGCAAAACAGAATATATATGGTATAAAAAGAATACAAAAAGACTGAATTacatattaaaaaagaaaagccctTATTTAGTAGAGTCAAGAATACTTAAGTTTACTCTGCCCTTAGCAGCTCCCAAGCAAAGCCTGCCACCTGCAGCAAGGTTGCCTGATCTGGAGAGGCCATTGGGAAGCCTATCTTCTGCAGATCagagcagaagggggtggggggtgggaggactgCATTGCGCCTTAGAGCAGCCTGGGGGCCCGGGAATCCTGCTGGCCCAGGGATCTTCCTCCACCGACACCCTGCAAGGGCGCCTCTTTCACCTGCTTCTCCACGGGCACTTTGTTGTAATAGCGGATGGAATCCTTGCCCAGGAAGTCAAACTCCACCATGTTCTGCTTCCCATCCAGCCGAGAGTGCAGCCTGATGTGTTCGACGCGCAGGGAGCAGCAGCCCACCGTGTCCGCCGTCTCGCCTTCCTCCTTTTCGTTCCCTGCTCTCAGGGCCAGCTGGGAGGACACAGGGGGGGAAATGAGCAACTCAGTGCCTGCCCCACCCAGAACGACTCACTCCTTGATGGGAGAGAGATGTTAGGGGCCAGCTTTAGTTTCATCATtatatgcttgtgttttaatttaatttctttcttttttaaaaatcagatttgtttttatattttttagttcaatattttaatgtgtcttttttaaaaatcttgtttttaaattttattgtgagccgccttgggatttacttaatgaaaggcggggcatacatttaacaataaataaatctcatGCAGCTATTCTAAGGACTTCAGATGGAGCTTCTGCTCTCGTTGCGGGGCTCCCAAGGCCTGCTTCAATCCTGCTGTAGCTCAGCATGCCCACCTCCCAAAAGCCAGGGGACCCTCTCAGGGGTGGATTCCaccagcagggctcctcttccGTTCTGATGCAGCACAAAGAGCGGCCGTGCAGAACAGGAAGTTAAGAGAGCCCCAAAATGCATGCGAGACTCTTTGGAttccggcggggtggggggaggagggaaagagagagcgcgCACACATATACATGCACATAGACATGTGTACATTTACGTATCCTACTGGACTTCCTCATGTTGCCTTGAAAGCACCCTCTCCCTTCatcctccctgctaactgggcaaagaggcaactccTCCAGTGGTGGCCCTCTTATATTCAgcatggagagagcaactgtccctcttcaaccCAGCATCAAGttccttccagtagctgttgctggctgGCCtcctctgtgtttctttttagagtgtgagcctcTTTAGGGCAGGAAACCACCTCCAGGCCACCCCACTCTTGTACTGGGACTCCCCCcatcaactgggcaaagaggcacattctCAAGGGGTGGCTCCCTTATATGTAGTAAGAGGAGATCAGCTGTCTCTATTCCACTGTTGCTGGGGCCTCTCTTTGGCTCCTTTTTAAACAGTGAGCCCCTTagagacagggaatcattttctcatCCTTTTTTGcaatgtaaacctctttgagaagtTTTCTGTTGAACAGCAGCACagacatatttttaaatatgGCTTCTTACCAGGATATGTGAATACAAGCAGAAGGGGCCTCACCACAGTTTTAAGAGTGACAATTTCAATCTCAACTCAACAAAGGCAGCCCGCACCTTATCAATGAAGTACAGCGCCACAGACCTCTGCCGTTTCTTCATCTCTTTGGACTTCCAGTCTGCTCGGTACTGACAGCGGATCTGGTCAACCACCCCTTTCAAGCGGCGAGCAATTTCGTATTTCTGCCAGTCCTTTTCCCCCTGGAAAGGGAGGTGGAAGATGTGAATTCTAAGGGTAGGTGCTGCCCAAATCAGGCTCTTGGGCAAGCAGAGCAG contains:
- the TOP1MT gene encoding DNA topoisomerase I, mitochondrial isoform X6, translating into MLKHGGMLVKSWAIHPSHVQPSPALLSRFLTSTFMPFCASHKSVKTQKSGWEEEKREDGVKWQQLEHKGPYFAPPYEPLPDCVNFYYNGKPLKLSLATEEIATFYAKMLDHEYTTKEIFQNNFFNDWTQEMTAEERKKIKDLEKCDFEEIHKYFVDKHEARKALSKEEKQKLKEEADKIQEEYGYCMIDGHREKIGNFKTEPPGLFRGRGDHPKMGMLKKRIMPEDVIINCSKDSKIPEPPPGHKWKEIRFDNTVTWLASWTENIQGAIKYIMLNPSSKLKGEKDWQKYEIARRLKGVVDQIRCQYRADWKSKEMKKRQRSVALYFIDKLALRAGNEKEEGETADTVGCCSLRVEHIRLHSRLDGKQNMVEFDFLGKDSIRYYNKVPVEKQVFKNLQLFMENKCPGDDLFDRLSTSSLNKHLQDLMDGLTAKVFRTYNASITLQEQLKALTDEDDNVAAKLLSYNRANRAVAVLCNHQRATPKTFEKSMQNLQAKIDAKKNQLVDAKVELKRAKADHKAKKDVKSKAAVEKKRKLIEKIEEQLEKLDIQATDKEENKQIALGTSKLNYLDPRISVAWCKKFGVPIEKIYNKTQRDKFAWAIAMADEDFEF